In Tenrec ecaudatus isolate mTenEca1 chromosome 4, mTenEca1.hap1, whole genome shotgun sequence, a single window of DNA contains:
- the BTD gene encoding biotinidase isoform X2, with protein sequence MIVFPEDGIHGFNFTRTSIYPFLDFMPTPQSVRWNPCLETQRFNDTEVLQRLSCMAIRGQMFLVANLGTKEPCHFGDTGCPEDGRFQFNTDVVFSDNGTLVDRYRKHNLYFEAAFDTPPKVDHVIFDTPFAGKFGMFTCFDILFFDPAIYTLRDPEVRHVVYPTAWMNQLPLLAAIEIQQGFASALGINLLAANIHHPSLGMTGSGIHTPLQSVWYHDTESPEGHLIVAQVPKYPLGHSDMNSARRKAGPSHAKFLEILTGDPSCEKDAQEVLCEGATRWDMNSPPTFHSEMMYDNFTLVPVWGKEGHLRVCTNSLCCNLLYQRPGPATELYALGAFDGLHTVHGTYYVQVCALVKCGGLGFETCGQEVVEATGLFEFHLWGNFTTAYIFPLFLTSGMTLETPDQAGWENDHYFMRKSGLSSGLVTAALYGRLYERD encoded by the exons ATGATAGTGTTTCCAGAAGACGGCATCCACGGATTCAACTTCACAAGAACTTCCATCTACCCGTTCTTGGACTTCATGCCCACTCCCCAGTCGGTGAGGTGGAACCCGTGCCTGGAGACGCAGCGCTTCAATGACACGGAG GTCCTCCAGCGCCTGAGCTGCATGGCCATCAGGGGGCAGATGTTCCTGGTGGCCAATCTGGGCACGAAGGAGCCTTGTCACTTCGGTGACACAGGGTGCCCCGAGGACGGCCGGTTCCAGTTTAACACAGACGTGGTGTTCAGCGATAACGGGACCCTCGTGGACCGCTACCGCAAACACAACCTCTACTTCGAGGCTGCTTTTGACACCCCTCCCAAAGTGGACCACGTCATCTTCGATACCCCCTTTGCCGGCAAGTTCGGCATGTTCACTTGCTTCGACATCCTGTTCTTCGACCCCGCCATCTACACCCTCAGAGACCCAGAGGTGAGGCACGTCGTGTACCCGACCGCCTGGATGAACCAGCTCCCGCTCCTGGCCGCTATTGAAATCCAGCAAGGCTTCGCCTCTGCCCTGGGTATCAACCTGCTGGCAGCAAACATCCACCACCCGTCTCTGGGGATGACGGGGAGCGGCATACACACCCCTCTGCAGTCCGTTTGGTACCACGACACGGAGAGCCCTGAGGGTCACCTCATAGTTGCCCAAGTCCCCAAATACCCACTGGGCCACAGTGATATGAACAGCGCACGCAGGAAAGCAGGGCCGTCCCATGCCAAGTTTTTAGAGATCTTGACAGGCGACCCGTCCTGTGAAAAGGATGCCCAGGAGGTGCTCTGTGAAGGAGCCACCAGGTGGGACATGAACAGCCCCCCCACATTCCACTCGGAGATGATGTACGACAACTTCACCCTGGTCCCcgtgtgggggaaggaagggcacCTGCGCGTCTGCACCAACAGCCTGTGCTGTAACCTGCTGTACCAGCGGCCCGGCCCGGCCACCGAGCTGTATGCCCTGGGGGCCTTTGATGGCCTCCATACGGTGCACGGCACGTACTATGTGCAGGTGTGCGCCCTGGTCAAGTGTGGGGGGCTCGGCTTCGAAACCTGCGGGCAGGAGGTGGTCGAGGCCACGGGGCTCTTTGAGTTCCACCTCTGGGGGAACTTCACGACTGCCTACATCTTCCCTCTGTTTCTGACCTCGGGGATGACCCTAGAAACCCCTGACCAGGCGGGCTGGGAGAATGACCACTATTTCATGAGGAAGAGCGGGCTGTCGTCTGGCCTGGTGACGGCGGCTCTCTATGGGCGGCTGTATGAGCGAGACTAG